From a single Sediminibacterium sp. KACHI17 genomic region:
- a CDS encoding LysR family transcriptional regulator, whose amino-acid sequence MESLQTLKINPILKPRHLQFYFGVSQPTASRYMKILRESIGKKLLTFMDFFREYEAFPEPRFKPIWIQLERPKRYK is encoded by the coding sequence ATGGAATCATTACAAACCCTTAAGATCAATCCGATATTAAAGCCCCGACATTTACAATTTTATTTCGGAGTATCCCAACCAACTGCATCACGTTATATGAAAATACTGCGTGAAAGCATTGGAAAAAAACTGCTAACCTTCATGGATTTCTTTCGTGAATATGAAGCATTTCCCGAACCAAGATTTAAGCCTATTTGGATTCAATTAGAGCGTCCTAAACGTTATAAATAA
- a CDS encoding collagen-like protein yields MSVINRSHRRQKKSDWNAEGTVQEILNKPIPLKGDKGDQGIQGIQGVKGDKGDQGIQGIQGVKGDKGDQGIQGIQGIKGDKGDQGIQGIQGVKGDKGDQGIQGIQGVKGDKGDKGDPGSSSAISDELMIGFPASYKASLFKFHMESFLELMFFQGEGFYPAFEFHENGDFTSFGNISAANFGSGSYSPTLSYTNGSATPYADFHWTRVGDIVRVTGHLLANAVSGTSHYCKISLPIESEFTLPEDVSGCSVTALRQACPIIAHVIDNVAYLQIDTTSTGNYRFIVDFTYKIKTQLI; encoded by the coding sequence ATGAGTGTAATTAACCGATCACATAGACGACAAAAGAAATCAGACTGGAATGCAGAGGGTACAGTCCAAGAGATTTTAAATAAACCAATACCGTTAAAAGGCGATAAGGGCGATCAAGGTATACAGGGAATACAAGGTGTTAAAGGTGATAAAGGAGATCAGGGTATACAGGGAATACAAGGTGTTAAAGGTGATAAAGGAGATCAGGGTATACAGGGAATACAAGGTATTAAAGGTGATAAAGGAGATCAGGGTATACAGGGAATACAAGGTGTTAAAGGTGATAAAGGTGATCAGGGTATACAGGGAATACAAGGTGTTAAAGGAGATAAAGGTGATAAAGGTGATCCTGGCTCCTCTTCTGCAATATCAGACGAATTAATGATCGGTTTTCCTGCATCTTATAAAGCTTCCTTATTTAAATTTCATATGGAAAGCTTTCTTGAATTAATGTTTTTTCAAGGTGAAGGATTTTACCCTGCATTTGAATTCCATGAAAATGGTGATTTCACTTCTTTTGGCAATATTTCAGCAGCAAACTTTGGCTCTGGTTCATATTCTCCTACACTCTCTTATACAAATGGTTCTGCCACTCCTTACGCAGATTTTCATTGGACAAGAGTAGGTGATATAGTTCGTGTAACTGGACATTTGCTTGCAAATGCTGTATCTGGTACATCGCATTATTGTAAGATATCCTTACCCATTGAATCTGAATTTACTTTACCAGAAGATGTTTCTGGTTGTTCTGTAACTGCGTTAAGGCAAGCTTGTCCGATTATCGCTCATGTAATAGATAATGTTGCCTACTTGCAGATTGATACAACAAGCACCGGTAATTATCGATTTATTGTTGACTTTACTTATAAAATTAAAACACAACTTATATGA
- a CDS encoding lysozyme — protein sequence MKNRKSKTTLFSVVVVLFLFLTIIWQKIFPKRDNADDTSMTDDFKNTITIINPFMSAKKTAEAIIKKFEGLRLRAYLDTAGIPTIGYGTIVYSDGTRVKITDVITKEKAEQEFQHHFSKFYTEVEQKLKVSVKDHQKAALVSLAYNVGISALTRSTLWRKLHEQRPEKEIADEFRKWVYAGGVVVQGLVNRRESERNLYLS from the coding sequence ATGAAAAACCGTAAAAGTAAAACCACCCTCTTTAGTGTAGTGGTGGTTTTATTTCTTTTTTTAACGATCATCTGGCAAAAGATATTTCCAAAGCGTGATAACGCTGACGATACATCAATGACTGATGATTTCAAAAACACAATCACAATTATAAATCCTTTTATGAGTGCAAAAAAAACAGCTGAAGCCATCATCAAAAAATTTGAAGGTCTGCGCTTACGTGCATACTTAGACACTGCGGGAATACCCACAATCGGATATGGAACTATCGTTTATTCAGATGGAACACGTGTTAAAATTACAGACGTTATTACAAAGGAAAAGGCAGAACAAGAATTTCAACACCACTTCTCTAAGTTTTACACTGAGGTAGAACAAAAACTGAAAGTGTCTGTGAAAGATCACCAGAAAGCTGCATTAGTATCTCTTGCATACAACGTTGGTATTAGCGCACTCACCCGCTCTACCTTATGGAGAAAGTTACATGAGCAACGTCCAGAAAAAGAAATCGCAGATGAATTTAGAAAATGGGTTTATGCTGGCGGGGTTGTTGTTCAGGGTCTTGTAAACCGTAGGGAAAGTGAAAGGAATTTATATCTAAGCTAA
- a CDS encoding thioredoxin fold domain-containing protein: MRKKRYWLVCILLHGFTVIAAQNKPETIAFRESDYQTIMEAARMQQRNVLFYFTHPYCAPCKIMERTVFNQPEVIKLVEEVSIPVKVDCVDEKPFARAIQKQFEINRFPTLLMVDSAGNILDESSGFMDKEELMVFMQESKMGLSVSLLHQKLLSGTASLREVARYCKKSKYPPSCTQNYNCHTDSVLTVIFNRTPDSLKTEAAWWNLLDNYVRNPLSPAFQYVLTNEKTYVQKYGKQYVDQVIYHTLNRYWSGNMSSEEYKMAGVYVRSIANKHPQAKALTIYYGMLDSFFAIQNGKTNWEKQISTADRLVSQWYHVLSIYEVMNWVKDICKRYPTNQKMIQRARNWMDRLVSLDQTDVYILYEVLADVQLLQRQKTAARESLQKALQMARSANEDQDTIDGLQHKYQSIK; encoded by the coding sequence ATGAGAAAAAAAAGGTACTGGTTAGTATGTATTTTACTGCATGGCTTCACTGTGATCGCTGCGCAAAACAAACCCGAAACGATTGCGTTTAGAGAATCTGATTATCAGACCATCATGGAAGCGGCGCGTATGCAACAACGGAATGTGTTGTTTTATTTCACACATCCTTATTGTGCACCATGTAAGATCATGGAGAGAACCGTATTCAATCAGCCGGAAGTCATCAAGCTGGTGGAGGAAGTAAGTATTCCGGTGAAAGTGGATTGTGTGGATGAAAAACCTTTTGCAAGAGCCATTCAAAAACAGTTTGAGATCAATCGTTTTCCAACCTTGCTCATGGTAGATAGTGCCGGAAATATTCTTGATGAATCCAGTGGCTTTATGGATAAGGAAGAATTGATGGTATTCATGCAGGAGAGTAAAATGGGATTATCTGTTTCTTTATTGCATCAAAAGCTTTTATCTGGCACTGCGAGTTTACGAGAAGTAGCCCGTTATTGTAAAAAGAGTAAGTATCCGCCATCTTGTACACAGAATTATAATTGCCATACAGATAGTGTGTTAACAGTCATTTTTAATCGAACACCCGACTCATTGAAAACGGAAGCAGCCTGGTGGAATTTGCTGGATAATTATGTGCGCAATCCTTTGTCACCGGCATTTCAATATGTATTAACGAATGAAAAGACCTATGTTCAAAAATATGGGAAGCAGTATGTAGACCAGGTCATTTATCACACCCTGAACCGATATTGGTCAGGAAATATGTCGTCTGAGGAGTATAAAATGGCGGGAGTATATGTTCGTTCGATCGCCAACAAACATCCGCAAGCAAAAGCATTGACGATCTATTATGGGATGCTGGACAGTTTCTTTGCCATCCAAAACGGGAAAACCAATTGGGAAAAACAGATCAGTACCGCAGATCGGTTGGTGAGCCAATGGTATCATGTACTGAGTATCTATGAAGTGATGAACTGGGTAAAGGATATCTGTAAACGATACCCGACGAATCAAAAGATGATTCAAAGAGCCAGGAATTGGATGGACCGGTTGGTGAGTTTGGATCAAACGGATGTATATATATTATATGAAGTACTTGCAGATGTTCAATTGTTACAGCGACAAAAAACAGCTGCCAGAGAAAGTCTCCAAAAAGCCCTTCAAATGGCAAGATCTGCTAACGAAGACCAGGATACTATAGATGGATTACAACATAAGTATCAGTCTATCAAATAA
- a CDS encoding TonB-dependent receptor: protein MKRYFTFLMLLITTTANLAFAQQTGSITGTLTGNGRTIESASVTLLKQKDSSLAKAAVSDKNGVFTFENIPFGNYLISVSSVGYERFYSTPISVSANNSTVNMGAVSLKAQDNSLGEVTVTSKKPFLEMKADKMVVNVDASPSNAGNTALEVLEKSPGVSVDRDGNISLKGKQGVIVLLDGRPTYMSSEDLANMLRGMNANQLDQIEIMTNPPARFDASGNSGVINIRTKKIKTKGFNGNINTSYAQGVYPKASVGANLNYRINKLNVFGNYNYSYREAYQQFSILRNFIHPTTKLLTGTFDQRAYMPDSRNSHSGKIGMDYTFSKRTSAALTVNGFDTKMEYNNNSVSKLTDAQGNLQSTIYGGTNMKPHVTNYSSNLNVRHQFDSAGRELSFDADYIQYKDKHRQRFINSVYDANNNLTGKADSLVGYLPSGFDVYAAKLDYAQPLKNKGKFEAGAKVSFVNSDNNIRFDSIINGNRVQDLTRSNYFIYKENVYAAYVNLNTPLSTKLSMQAGLRYEYTDAKGDQVTSNIQFKNNYGQLFPTLYLSYNLNEKHMLAANFGRRIMRPQYRNLNPFVFIVDRYTYQKGNPSLQPQFSNNIELTHTYAGVLTTTLNYSHTSGVISEVIEQNEATKETFLIRKNIATRKQYGIAINFYKPVTKWLTVSVNANLFNNQFKGIVNDSLIDISVNSGNFSGALQSKLGKGWDAEINGFYNTKGVDGVMIYKGMGMFTVAVSKAVMNNKGRISLNYRDPFKLMRFSGTTKYATVDATVNNRWENSILNISFNYRFGKSFKTNKRNSGSATEEQSRIGG, encoded by the coding sequence ATGAAAAGGTATTTTACATTCCTGATGCTCTTGATCACCACCACTGCCAACCTAGCATTTGCGCAACAAACAGGCAGTATCACGGGTACTTTAACAGGTAACGGTCGCACAATCGAAAGTGCTTCTGTAACCTTACTCAAACAAAAAGATTCCAGTCTCGCCAAAGCAGCGGTATCGGATAAGAACGGGGTTTTTACTTTTGAGAACATCCCTTTTGGCAACTACCTCATCAGTGTAAGCAGTGTTGGGTATGAGCGTTTTTACTCCACGCCGATCAGTGTATCTGCAAATAATAGTACAGTCAATATGGGTGCCGTTTCATTAAAGGCACAAGACAATTCATTGGGTGAAGTTACTGTCACCAGCAAAAAACCTTTTCTCGAAATGAAGGCGGATAAAATGGTGGTGAATGTAGACGCTTCACCTTCTAATGCCGGTAATACTGCGTTGGAAGTATTGGAGAAATCTCCGGGTGTATCAGTAGACAGAGACGGTAATATCAGTCTGAAAGGAAAGCAAGGTGTGATCGTTTTATTGGATGGTCGTCCCACTTACATGAGCAGCGAAGATCTGGCCAATATGTTGCGTGGCATGAATGCCAATCAGTTGGATCAGATCGAGATCATGACCAATCCGCCTGCACGCTTTGATGCATCGGGTAATTCCGGTGTGATCAATATTCGCACGAAGAAGATCAAAACCAAAGGCTTCAACGGTAATATCAATACCAGTTATGCACAAGGTGTTTATCCCAAAGCCAGTGTAGGCGCGAATCTGAATTATCGTATCAACAAATTGAATGTATTTGGCAACTATAACTACAGTTACAGAGAAGCATACCAGCAGTTCAGCATTTTAAGAAATTTCATTCATCCGACAACAAAATTACTGACCGGAACTTTCGATCAGCGCGCATATATGCCTGATAGTCGTAATTCACATTCAGGTAAAATCGGAATGGATTATACTTTTTCCAAAAGAACATCTGCTGCTTTGACGGTGAATGGCTTTGACACCAAAATGGAATACAACAACAACAGCGTTAGTAAGCTTACAGATGCACAGGGCAATTTACAGTCTACCATTTATGGCGGTACAAACATGAAACCCCATGTAACCAATTACAGCAGCAACCTGAACGTGCGTCACCAGTTCGATTCTGCAGGCAGAGAATTGAGTTTTGATGCTGACTATATTCAATACAAAGACAAACACCGCCAGCGTTTCATCAATAGTGTGTATGATGCCAATAACAATCTGACAGGTAAAGCAGATAGTTTGGTGGGATATCTTCCATCAGGATTTGATGTATATGCGGCCAAGTTGGATTATGCACAACCATTGAAAAACAAAGGAAAATTTGAAGCAGGTGCAAAAGTGAGTTTTGTGAACAGTGATAACAATATTCGTTTCGATAGCATCATCAATGGCAATCGTGTACAGGATCTTACGCGTTCCAACTATTTCATTTATAAAGAGAATGTTTATGCAGCTTATGTGAATCTGAATACGCCACTGAGTACAAAATTATCGATGCAGGCCGGACTTCGTTATGAGTACACGGATGCAAAGGGCGATCAGGTGACCAGTAATATTCAGTTCAAGAATAATTACGGACAGCTCTTCCCTACCCTATATCTGAGTTATAACCTGAATGAGAAACATATGTTGGCTGCGAATTTTGGTCGCAGGATCATGCGTCCGCAGTATCGCAACCTGAATCCGTTTGTATTCATTGTAGACAGGTATACGTATCAAAAAGGAAATCCAAGTTTACAGCCACAGTTCAGTAATAATATTGAGTTAACACACACATATGCCGGTGTATTGACCACTACTTTGAACTATTCTCATACCAGTGGTGTGATCTCAGAAGTGATCGAGCAGAATGAAGCCACGAAAGAAACATTTTTAATCAGAAAGAACATTGCTACGCGCAAACAATATGGCATTGCAATCAATTTCTATAAGCCCGTTACAAAATGGCTGACTGTGAGTGTGAATGCGAACTTATTCAATAACCAGTTCAAAGGTATTGTGAATGATTCGCTGATCGATATCAGTGTGAACTCAGGTAATTTCAGTGGCGCATTGCAAAGCAAATTGGGTAAAGGATGGGATGCAGAGATCAATGGATTTTACAATACCAAGGGTGTAGATGGGGTGATGATCTATAAAGGAATGGGCATGTTTACGGTTGCTGTATCCAAAGCAGTCATGAATAACAAAGGCCGAATCAGTCTGAACTATCGTGATCCATTTAAACTAATGCGTTTCAGTGGCACTACAAAATATGCAACAGTTGATGCGACCGTTAATAACAGATGGGAAAACAGTATCCTGAACATCAGCTTTAATTATCGTTTTGGTAAAAGCTTCAAAACCAATAAACGCAACTCCGGAAGTGCTACGGAAGAGCAGAGTAGAATTGGGGGGTAA